TCGGGACCGAACGCTCGATGAGCGCCAGGTGGTAGCGATTGGACAGACGGTTGAAGCTCACCAGATCGGTGGCCGAGACCAGCGACACGACGACGCCACCGCGCCCGATACGGCCTGTGCGACCTGCTCGATGGATGTAGGCCTCGGGAGATTCGGGTGTCGAGTAAATGAAGACGTGTGAGAGCTCCTCGATGTCGATGCCTCGCGCCGCGACGTCGGTAGCTACCAGGTGGCGAATTTCTCCATTGCGAAATCGAGCCATCACCAGCTCGCGCTTTTTCTGAATCAGGTCGCTCGAGATCATCGCGACGGGAAGGCCGCGGCGGGCAAGAAAACTCGCGACCGAGCGCACCTCCTCCTTCGTGTTGCAAAAGATCATCGAAGACGTTGGCTGGTCGTATTCGATGAGCTTTTCGAGAACCGCTTCCTTCTGCATGCGCGGCGTGATGATGTACGTGTGGCGAACGTCCTTGACGTAGGCGAAGTCCTCGGAGAGCAGTACCCAGCGGGGCTCGTTCAGGTAGTGGTAGATGAGTCCGCGGATGCCCAGGGGGATGGTCGCCGAGAACAGGAGCGTCTGTCGCTCCTCGGGCACGTACTCCATGATCTGGTTCATCTCCTGGGCGAAGCCCATGTCGAGCATCCGATCGGCCTCGTCGAGGACGAGGTAGCGGACGTGCTCGAAGCGCAGCGCCCCTCGGCGAAGGAGATCCAGAACGCGGCCGGGCGTCCCCACGATCACCTGGGCGCCCTCCTGGAGCCCGCGAACCTGGGCATCGATCGAGTCGCCGCCGTAGATCGCTACCACTTTGACGCCCCGACCGGAGCCGAGCTCGGCAGTTTCCGCTCGCACCTGGAGCGCGAGCTCTCTCGTCGGGGTCAGCACGACCGCCTGGACCTCACCCCGCTCGACCTCGACATCTTCCACAATGGGAATGCCGAAGGCCGTCGTCTTCCCCGTTCCGGTGCGGGATTGCACGACGAGGTCGAGTCCCTCTCGACAAAGAGGGATGGTCTCTTTCTGTACTTCGGTCGGGCGTAGGTAGCCCATTTCGGCGAGCGCGCCGAGGGTGGCCTCGGACAC
The nucleotide sequence above comes from Vicinamibacteria bacterium. Encoded proteins:
- a CDS encoding DEAD/DEAH box helicase; this translates as MIQPDDFRGLGVSEATLGALAEMGYLRPTEVQKETIPLCREGLDLVVQSRTGTGKTTAFGIPIVEDVEVERGEVQAVVLTPTRELALQVRAETAELGSGRGVKVVAIYGGDSIDAQVRGLQEGAQVIVGTPGRVLDLLRRGALRFEHVRYLVLDEADRMLDMGFAQEMNQIMEYVPEERQTLLFSATIPLGIRGLIYHYLNEPRWVLLSEDFAYVKDVRHTYIITPRMQKEAVLEKLIEYDQPTSSMIFCNTKEEVRSVASFLARRGLPVAMISSDLIQKKRELVMARFRNGEIRHLVATDVAARGIDIEELSHVFIYSTPESPEAYIHRAGRTGRIGRGGVVVSLVSATDLVSFNRLSNRYHLALIERSVPTEEEVEARKTERLVALLVDEAKEVPEDDIADLRRVVDAICEHPERARLIAYLMQRDFGAPVTVDEPPNGEKRAAEAPPPREPSRPGKRPRRRRSRRRKQ